A single region of the Zygotorulaspora mrakii chromosome 4, complete sequence genome encodes:
- the BUD27 gene encoding prefoldin-like protein (similar to Saccharomyces cerevisiae BUD27 (YFL023W); ancestral locus Anc_8.48) has protein sequence MEAFADSINASLQSLTEKKEFLEVKRDHYVTIRQHLHKFRENGDEHQDSSDGLVFGDVIIAAKKVYLSIGYEYYVEKQCEEVLEFLRGQLDLMGTAIRQFQEKISEAKETLKNIQSLSNSNGSQGEMDGEYLPPVEIREELDEEGNVISSTVTPTSTKKERLGIDEKKDGLSSFEQNLRDRLAAKDSKASTDNKVTISAPPESQKEVGDGLPASIDRDNMYTFADLVRQLDEQDEQDDERENMHCADDDDDDDDDDDDDDDDDDDDDDDDDDDDDEVEDGEEINQFSFIRGAPAQQAFMNQINKLRNQKRASDTRTEHVNAEEELRRAKFHHEVDGHKSSVKSILKDSNKINKKSKKTVGFAAELDIKEVENLKAENKKNTQRFTVSSSFQPPPNDRIGSAVSSENEFDSELFANLIGAQGPDEIHERYKEQVSKEVNNHAAQLKREERKKRFSRFRKERNREPVSIASSTHDSEAVSAMKDLVIEHYEEEPLSLGDGSNKAGGIAAGSAINSMVIQRSGDDLVPVNTTKKSSRGREEKPVSTVIKERTTNDSSDYDYNFSAIPERTPENETCELVKSNNNLAVESTQYSKWNESKKADVGEEDLMFFRKKMISLNTTNKHTKNSSKVGLKSLGDLASDEDESEDSAERTLPSNSQDPSDFRLETIINNKVNSDTSVKVPTIDYRALSENTDDMARAYALGIYDDDLEEDPGVIIERIEDFEEHNKEVNLLKDEIEHFKLSSSLEEEEAETKHLDDALVSDIQENEIPENYPGGNSTNRDVLNDEDDDLGLEYGRLSESIAIEYSHLKEKMASRRSYLHFRSSQNDDEKKQLEPIDEYGNPVKVSRFRSQMFQAGDSQHFQ, from the coding sequence ATGGAAGCATTTGCTGATTCTATCAATGCTAGTCTGCAGAGTTTGACCGAGAAAAAGGAATTTCTTGAAGTAAAAAGGGACCACTACGTTACCATCAGACAGCATTTGCACAAATTTAGAGAAAATGGTGATGAGCATCAGGATTCTTCCGATGGTTTAGTTTTTGGGGATGTGATAATTGCGGCGAAAAAGGTTTATCTGAGTATTGGTTATGAATATTACGTCGAAAAACAGTGTGAAGAAGTGCTGGAGTTCCTCCGAGGTCAACTAGACTTGATGGGGACTGCAATTAGGCAATTTcaggaaaaaatttctgagGCCAAGGAGACGCTGAAAAATATCCAAAGTCTGTCGAACAGCAATGGTTCTCAAGGGGAAATGGATGGTGAGTATTTGCCTCCTGTGGAAATTAGGGAGGAGCTAGATGAAGAGGGAAACGTCATATCTAGTACTGTCACACCAACATCAACTAAAAAAGAACGGTTGGGTATAGACGAGAAAAAGGATGGGTTGAGCAGTTTCGAGCAGAACTTAAGGGACCGACTGGCTGCTAAAGATAGCAAGGCTAGCACTGATAACAAGGTTACCATTAGCGCACCTCCGGAGAGTCAGAAAGAGGTTGGTGATGGCTTACCCGCAAGTATAGACAGGGATAACATGTATACGTTTGCGGATCTGGTGCGGCAGTTGGATGAGCAGGACGAGCAGGATGATGAAAGGGAGAATATGCACTGCgctgatgatgatgatgatgatgatgatgatgatgatgatgatgatgatgatgatgatgatgatgatgatgatgatgatgatgatgatgatgaagtgGAAGACggagaagaaatcaatCAATTCTCCTTTATACGTGGTGCTCCAGCGCAACAAGCATTTATGAATCAAATCAACAAGCTTCGTAATCAGAAAAGAGCTTCCGATACCAGAACTGAGCATGTGAATGCTGAAGAAGAGCTCCGTAGGGCGAAATTTCACCATGAAGTTGATGGGCACAAATCATCCGTTAAATCAATTCTAAAAGACAGcaataaaataaataaaaagagcaagaaaACCGTAGGGTTCGCGGCTGAACTTGATATTAAAGAAGTGGAGAACTTGAAGGcagaaaacaagaaaaatacacAACGATTTACCGTTTCGTCTTCATTTCAACCTCCACCTAATGATCGTATTGGGTCCGCAGTATCAtcagaaaatgaatttgatagTGAGCTGTTTGCTAACTTGATTGGTGCTCAAGGTCCGGATGAGATTCACGAAAGGTACAAGGAACAGGTAAGTAAAGAAGTGAATAATCATGCGGCTCAGCttaaaagagaagaaagaaagaaaaggttCTCGAGATTCAGAAAGGAGAGGAATCGTGAACCTGTTTCGATAGCTTCCAGTACACATGACTCTGAAGCAGTTTCGGCCATGAAGGATTTGGTGATAGAACATTACGAAGAAGAGCCGTTGTCCTTAGGTGATGGTAGCAATAAGGCTGGTGGTATCGCAGCAGGGTCTGCCATCAATAGCATGGTGATACAACGTTCTGGGGATGATTTAGTACCTGTAAACACTACAAAAAAGTCATCGCGTGGTCGCGAAGAGAAACCAGTATCGACTGTAATCAAAGAACGAACAACTAATGATTCTAGTGACTACGATTACAACTTTTCGGCAATTCCTGAGAGAACTCCGGAGAATGAAACCTGCGAACTGGTAAAATCGAATAACAACTTAGCAGTGGAATCTACTCAATATAGCAAATGGaatgaatcaaaaaaggCTGATGTTGGTGAGGAAGATTTGATGTTCTTCCGCAAAAAGATGATATCTCTTAATACTACAAATAAGCATACAAagaattcatcaaaagttgGCCTGAAATCGCTCGGCGATTTGGCttctgatgaagatgagagtGAAGATAGTGCTGAGAGAACACTGCCGTCGAATAGTCAGGATCCCTCAGATTTTCGCTTAGAAACAATTATCAACAACAAAGTAAACAGTGACACATCAGTCAAAGTGCCCACGATAGATTACCGCGCTCTATCAGAAAATACTGACGATATGGCGAGGGCTTATGCACTTGGTATTTATGATGATGATCTTGAAGAGGATCCTGGTGTTATAATagaaagaattgaagattttgaagagcaTAATAAAGAAGTTAATctattgaaagatgaaatcGAGCATTTCAAACTTTCCAGCTcacttgaagaagaagaagcagaGACGAAACATTTAGACGATGCATTGGTGTCAGATATTCAGGAAAACGAGATACCTGAGAACTACCCGGGAGGTAATAGCACTAACCGAGATGTCCttaatgatgaagatgatgatctAGGCCTGGAATATGGTAGACTCAGTGAATCCATCGCAATTGAATACAGTCatctcaaagaaaaaatggcttCTCGGCGTTCTTATTTGCACTTCAGGAGTAGTCaaaacgatgatgaaaagaaacaacTGGAGCCCATTGATGAATATGGTAATCCCGTGAAGGTTAGCAGATTTAGGTCTCAAATGTTTCAGGCAGGAGATTCAcagcattttcaatag
- the EPL1 gene encoding Epl1p (similar to Saccharomyces cerevisiae EPL1 (YFL024C); ancestral locus Anc_8.47) has product MPQPSGSASSNKNKSINGDKSGAIEGSKGASGSNGNSGDIGAKNGEPTSADVVGGPRFRHRKISVKQRLRIYKPNDLKNLDQEELQQRVAADIETGVEKNEEKEVHLHRILQKSSGQLSIQKKDYIPTPDASETWKEFGQFYQGNFDEPASYIKFSATVEDCCGSSYIMDEVDDTFLSEQINNKKQPLLSEDEFELLCSSFESAIHERQPFLSTDPQSILSLDELKPTIIKSDSNHQSLKISLAKDIGFSAEKPIVTEFDAESQSKVRSLTFLLEKFGDQLYEHWKSRKIESSHTEIFPKLKFERPDEKEEVDPYVCFRRRDVRQPRKTRRIDILNSHKLRALHEELEHAQKLALLVAKREQVSLNLLEKELQVFDERGEFKKLKRALSIKEDDELLINPKSRRLNIFANQKKQQQQQAAADAAAVEAAITSDSSMKKGARNKANKKDIDQCSKSHQKLNKQQQLQSQKNAIENSGSAVDNKQIALPAANSTGQQGPQPQMVASHVYVRLPSSKVPDIVLEEVEDLLSDKEKNARKFVLDKMDKRKLEDGDIFFNITDDPYNPVFDLVLPNDVIPSTAPFSSIASSRFEVDRSYYSPNLSDYMNGTTDNIRAYTRTGDKLPDKNCKVKKIELYDPFQNHNEIHSREYPVKFRRRFGRHGIEYIDRKPNQFDANVEATLGDFLNFDEIERQEKHATSAINVYESKWDELSRLYDKWKHDSPRNDYGLKVSEEPARLNQISNETQVIRFGTMLGSKSYEQLREVTIKYRQEYISRIKQQKINNQKQLLLQQQLQQQLQQQQQQQQQQQSSGKNINNGTLSRTPSIIASPAASNKMNDTSGSSDNNEANLFAANHKSSNSSQTA; this is encoded by the coding sequence ATGCCGCAGCCCAGCGGGAGTGCAAGTAGTAACAAGAATAAGAGCATCAATGGTGATAAGAGTGGTGCCATAGAGGGCTCCAAGGGGGCCAGTGGTAGCAATGGTAACAGTGGGGACATCGGGGCCAAGAATGGCGAGCCGACGTCTGCGGATGTTGTCGGAGGCCCGCGGTTCAGACATCGGAAGATCAGCGTCAAACAACGGTTAAGAATCTACAAGCCTAATGACCTGAAGAATTTAGACCAGGAGGAACTGCAGCAACGGGTTGCAGCGGACATCGAAACGGGTGTGGAGAAGAACGAGGAGAAAGAGGTCCATTTGCATAGGATTTTGCAGAAGAGCAGCGGCCAGTTGAGCATCCAAAAGAAGGACTACATTCCAACACCCGATGCGTCAGAAACGTGGAAAGAGTTCGGTCAGTTCTATCAGGGCAACTTCGACGAGCCAGCCAGTTACATCAAGTTTTCAGCTACAGTGGAGGACTGCTGCGGGTCGTCTTACATCATGGATGAAGTTGACGATACGTTTTTATCTGAGCAgataaataataaaaaacaGCCTTTGTTATCGGAAGATGAGTTCGAGCTTCTGTGCTCTTCGTTCGAGAGCGCAATCCATGAAAGACAACCTTTTTTGAGCACAGATCCACAGAGTATTTTGTCGCTTGATGAGCTGAAGCCTACTATTATCAAGTCAGACTCCAATCATCAGAGTTTGAAAATTAGTCTCGCTAAAGATATTGGATTTTCTGCGGAGAAACCTATAGTAACAGAGTTCGATGCAGAATCTCAATCTAAAGTAAGGTCTTTAACTTTCCTTCTGGAGAAGTTTGGTGACCAGTTGTATGAGCATtggaaatcaagaaaaattgaaagttcTCACACAGAAATTTTCCCAAAGctaaaatttgaaagaccCGATGAGAAGGAAGAAGTAGATCCATACGTTTGTTTTAGAAGGCGTGATGTGAGACAACCAAGAAAGACAAGAAGAATAGATATTCTGAACAGTCATAAATTAAGAGCTCTCCATGAAGAACTGGAACATGCACAAAAATTGGCACTGTTAGTTGCCAAGAGAGAGCAGGTGTCGCTGAACCTTCTGGAGAAGGAGTTACAAGTTTTTGATGAGAGAGGggaattcaaaaaattgaaaagggCTCTTTCCATAAAAGAGGATGATGAACTGTTGATTAATCCCAAGAGCAGAAGATTGAATATCTTTGCCAACCAAAAgaagcaacagcaacaacaagcaGCTGCCGATGCAGCAGCTGTTGAAGCTGCGATCACGTCTGATTCATCTATGAAGAAAGGCGCTAGGAATAAGGCTAATAAAAAAGACATAGACCAATGCAGTAAATCTCACCAAAAACTCAACAAGCAACAGCAGCTACAAAGTCAAAAGAACGCCATAGAAAACTCAGGCTCAGCTGTTGATAATAAGCAAATTGCATTACCTGCTGCTAATTCGACAGGACAGCAGGGTCCGCAACCTCAAATGGTTGCTTCGCATGTCTATGTTCGTTTGCCATCTTCCAAAGTTCCTGATATCGTATtagaagaagttgaagatcTGTTATCAGataaagagaaaaatgcAAGGAAATTTGTTCTTGATAAAATGGATAAAAGAAAGCTGGAGGATGGtgatatctttttcaatataacAGATGATCCTTATAACCCAGTTTTTGATTTAGTCTTACCCAACGATGTTATACCATCTACCGCACCATTCTCATCTATTGCGtcttcaagatttgaagTGGATAGATCTTATTATTCTCCGAATTTATCTGATTATATGAATGGCACAACAGATAATATCAGAGCATATACTAGGACGGGGGACAAATTACCTGATAAAAATTGtaaggtgaaaaaaattgaacttTATGATCCATTCCAAAATCACAATGAAATTCACTCTAGAGAATATCCTGTGAAATTTAGGAGAAGATTTGGTCGTCATGGAATTGAATACATTGATCGTAAGCCAAATCAATTCGATGCGAACGTTGAGGCCACTTTGGGAGACTTTctaaattttgatgaaattgaaaggCAAGAAAAACATGCTACTTCGGCAATCAATGTTTATGAATCCAAGTGGGATGAACTTTCAAGACTTTATGATAAGTGGAAACATGACTCTCCTAGAAATGATTATGGATTGAAAGTATCTGAGGAACCTGCCAgattgaatcaaatttcaaatgagaCTCAGGTAATAAGATTTGGTACTATGCTTGGTAGTAAATCTTATGAACAGTTGCGCGAAGTTACTATTAAGTATCGTCAAGAGTACATTTCTCGTATTAAACAGCAAAAGATTaataatcaaaaacaattgtTGTTACAACAACAGCTGCAACAACAAttgcagcaacagcagcaacagcaacaacaacagcaaagTAGTGGAAAGAATATAAATAATGGGACACTTTCACGAACACCATCTATAATTGCCTCACCAGCGGCATCGAATAAGATGAATGACACTTCAGGTTCAAGTGACAATAATGAGGCGAACTTGTTTGCTGCCAATCACAAATCATCTAACTCATCTCAAACTGCATGA
- the BST1 gene encoding Bst1p (similar to Saccharomyces cerevisiae BST1 (YFL025C); ancestral locus Anc_8.46) has protein sequence MGVRKLIQSLSRRTTAVWINDQNEKGSSLKHKPPQRQRDDRIATTDADNRTSNKPRCLKATIFHNYPLRICVLIGAFLMLLIVKFTIIESFEGADSSQCRSIYMFPSYGRLNGFDLKHTALAQKYHLYLYREQGLDKEPMKDGMAQLDGIPVLFIPGNAGSFKQVRSIAASCSRNYFQQREDIKNPNTRNLDFFAADFNEDFTAFHGRTMLDQAEYLNDAIRYILSLYGHSSDSSTPAPSSVIIIGHSMGGIVARILPTLMNHVEGSVQSLITLSSPHAAAPVTFDGDILKIYARTNDFWREQMQDRDSFFSKNMSLISITGGILDMMLPADYTAVQDIVPLENGFTTYSSTIPNVWTPIDHLAVVWCDQLRTVVAKLLLETADYTASSRLRTLEERMKTSRELLLSGFENYTQHDLTIVNSSISPDNKYAHLSQVGSGINDKSPETSISAIENLENEERSYQILLPKKGSLNLAILASTEGLCISFCKAKYPFDPKNIEPDDSDSCFRGINYMKYAPASFKTTGHASDSSVNSNIKPFQMMNIGNSTLSHYDYVIVDKLPYAKFESNDFFISELTINGIEKSIDVTPLHIATMGLKLELSGKLIETVSFPNVWDSLLSYKVRTHLITKETKELLFQPFVRQWIDDPFESKWHVNVTDFDFNINMHGVAPFIPLEETHDKSLKLAVMTPPGAKLILDFRINWGLTIKMLFIRYRLTFLSLPVSVVSFVLAFQFYRYQEVRVFPSFNNTLAFLLKTKGVYIFFGILFLSPLVNTRLIQKLLYFFDPVRLNRPFLLDERNMHTNFYFLGIRSWFLSGIGILFVLMSIACLFLVAKIHDIAEYFVRKTKLKFSSSKSGSKSPLRNRKIYESWKARIFACIILTFAVLFYIPYQLASAITLIIQVITCLRVLSNAENLNPEKYNNLRNYNFSVFLLLLFVVLIDSPIIVVFLHNVAIRWETPFRSHHNFLAIAPTIFLVNFNSGLKIPGFRSKKTYEGFATVLLLLYLSIFSLIYGSRNLYWIHHLANMLCAWLLYGAYAASLPEE, from the coding sequence ATGGGGGTGAGGAAATTAATTCAAAGTCTTTCTCGAAGAACAACAGCTGTATGGATAAATGACCAAAATGAGAAAGGTTCCAGCCTCAAGCATAAGCCACCACAGAGGCAACGTGATGATAGGATAGCTACAACCGATGCCGACAATCGCACCTCCAATAAGCCTAGATGTTTAAAAGCGACTATATTTCATAATTATCCTTTACGAATATGTGTTTTGATTGGTGCTTTCCTGATGTTGCTAATCGTTAAATTTACAATTATAGAGTCTTTCGAGGGTGCAGATTCTTCGCAATGCCGATCCATCTACATGTTTCCCTCATACGGAAGGTTAAATGGGTTTGACTTAAAGCATACTGCCTTAGCTCAAAAATACCATTTATATTTATACAGAGAACAGGGCCTAGATAAAGAGCCCATGAAAGACGGCATGGCTCAATTGGATGGTATCCCTGTGCTTTTCATTCCCGGTAACGCAGGTAGCTTTAAGCAGGTAAGATCCATCGCTGCGTCGTGTTCCAGGAACTATTTTCAGCAGAGAgaagatataaaaaatcCTAATACAAGAAATTTAGATTTCTTTGCTGCCGATTTCAACGAAGATTTTACTGCATTTCATGGTCGTACAATGCTAGATCAAGCAGAGTATTTGAATGATGCCATTCGCTACATTTTATCACTCTATGGGCATTCTTCAGATTCCTCGACCCCAGCTCCATCTTCTGTGATAATAATTGGGCATTCTATGGGTGGAATAGTCGCTCGAATACTACCGACCTTGATGAACCATGTCGAGGGCTCTGTTCAATCCTTAAttactctttcttctcctCATGCCGCTGCCCCAGTTACATTCGACGGAGACATCCTCAAGATCTATGCTCGAACTAATGATTTTTGGAGAGAGCAGATGCAAGACAGAGATTcctttttctcaaaaaatatgtcGTTGATCTCAATCACAGGTGGAATTCTGGATATGATGTTACCTGCTGACTATACTGCAGTACAGGATATCGTTCCTTTGGAGAATGGCTTCACGACAtattcttcaacaattccTAATGTTTGGACACCGATTGACCATTTAGCTGTAGTTTGGTGTGATCAGCTAAGAACAGTAGTTGCAAAACTTCTTCTGGAAACCGCCGATTACACTGCTTCTAGCAGGTTACGAACATTGGAAGAAAGAATGAAAACCTCCAGAGAACTGCTTCTTTCTGGCTTTGAAAATTATACACAGCACGATCTAACTATTGTCAATTCCTCAATTTCTCCAGATAATAAATATGCCCACTTATCACAGGTTGGCAGTGGAATAAACGATAAGAGCCCTGAAACATCAATTAGCGCTATTGAGAATCTGGAAAACGAAGAAAGAAGCTATCAGATATTATTGCCCAAAAAAGGAAGTTTGAATCTCGCAATATTAGCATCCACAGAAGGCCTTTGTATCTCTTTCTGTAAAGCCAAATATCCATTTGATCCGAAAAACATTGAACCAGACGACAGCGATAGCTGCTTTCGTGGTATTAACTACATGAAATATGCCCCTGCTTCATTCAAAACTACCGGCCATGCCTCCGACTCTTCTGTCAATAGCAATATCAAGCCTTTTCAGATGATGAATATTGGGAATTCAACTTTGTCTCATTATGACTACGTGATTGTTGATAAGCTGCCTTATGCGAAGTTTGAAAGCaatgatttcttcattagCGAATTAACAATTAATGggattgaaaaatctatcGATGTTACTCCATTGCATATTGCTACTATGGGGTTGAAGCTCGAATTGTCTGGCAAGTTGATTGAAACGGTGAGTTTTCCCAACGTGTGGGATTCTCTTTTGTCATACAAAGTACGTACACACTTAATcacaaaagaaacaaaggAGCTCCTGTTTCAGCCCTTCGTGAGACAATGGATAGATGACCCGTTCGAATCTAAGTGGCACGTCAATGTAactgattttgatttcaacaTAAACATGCACGGCGTGGCACCCTTTATACCTTTGGAGGAAACGCATgataaatctttgaaactcGCTGTAATGACACCGCCTGGTGCTAAGTTGATATTAGATTTTCGCATAAACTGGGGTTTAACAATCAAAATGCTTTTCATACGTTACAGACTTACCTTTTTATCGTTGCCGGTCAGCGTTGTTTCGTTCGTGCTAGcgtttcaattttatcgCTACCAGGAAGTACGTGTTTTCCCCAGCTTTAACAACACCTTAgcttttttgttgaaaacaAAGGGAGTatacattttctttggtaTTTTATTTCTTAGTCCATTAGTGAATACAAGATTGATACAGAAATtactttatttttttgatccaGTACGTCTCAACAGACCATTTTTGTTAGATGAGCGGAATATGCATACCAATTTTTACTTCCTGGGAATCAGGAGCTGGTTTCTCTCCGGAATTGGTATTTTATTTGTGCTAATGTCGATAGCATGCCTATTCCTGGTTGCAAAAATACACGATATCGCTGAGTATTTCGTGAGGAAGACTAAACTAAAATTCTCTTCTTCGAAGAGTGGCTCCAAGTCGCCATTGAGAAACAGAAAGATCTATGAATCTTGGAAAGCGCGAATTTTTGCTTGCATTATATTGACCTTTGCCGTACTATTCTACATACCATATCAGTTGGCTTCAGCAATCACCTTAATCATTCAAGTTATTACATGTCTGAGGGTGCTGTCAAACGCTGAAAATTTAAATCCggaaaaatacaacaatTTAAGAAACTACAACTTCTCCGTATTTCTACTTCTGCTTTTTGTTGTACTTATTGATTCTCCGATTATAGTGGTGTTTCTGCATAATGTTGCAATACGGTGGGAGACTCCTTTCAGATCACATCATAACTTCTTAGCGATAGCCCCGACGATTTTCTTGGTGAATTTCAATTCCGGTCTCAAGATACCTGGCTTCAGATCCAAGAAAACATACGAAGGATTTGCGACCGTACTATTGCTGCTCTATCTCTCGATCTTTAGTTTAATATATGGTTCCAGGAATCTTTATTGGATACATCACCTTGCGAATATGCTGTGCGCTTGGCTTTTATACGGTGCATACGCAGCAAGTCTTCCTGAAGAATGA
- the STE2 gene encoding alpha-factor pheromone receptor STE2 (similar to Saccharomyces cerevisiae STE2 (YFL026W); ancestral locus Anc_8.45), protein MSYRLFSQDNIAATQEMMDSTLNSQAYNQSYNPNDGLLSFNSIYGDNTAVTFQYVQALVNERTSQGIVFGTRCGAAVLTLVLMWMISKSRKTPVFIINFISLSLVIVHSALYCRYLLSGYASIAYALTGFPQLVKASDLHAYAACNIVQALLVTSIETSLFFQVRVIFAGDNSKRVGLILTTLAAALGIATVVMYFYSAIAPIVSLHSDSSEVSPTFFNVSLILLASSINFTTFLLVIKLTIAVKSRRFLGLKQFDSFYILLIISFQTLMIPSILFILAYSLPEDKGTDYLIPIATLVVVLSLPLSSMWATASNKEFKSSSVSQFYPSSGGYSDGSSNYCSDSDYISSKRSIKQKLFETYPKSRAESDKQSERTYCAGGDLEKGELHELSTPISQVDGHGFTSQQETEKVNHTHPIRIVSWTNSGEQSTWPISAGKTESSEDDQSGKLDFNHDSKDEGFIETKRITLKK, encoded by the coding sequence ATGTCATATCGACTATTTTCGCAAGATAATATAGCTGCAACACAAGAAATGATGGATTCGACTTTGAATAGTCAGGCCTACAACCAAAGCTATAACCCAAATGACGGACTTCTAAGTTTCAACTCTATCTATGGTGACAATACGGCTGTGACATTTCAGTATGTGCAAGCATTGGTCAATGAACGAACTTCTCAAGGCATTGTTTTTGGAACCAGGTGTGGTGCAGCAGTTCTGACCCTCGTGCTTATGTGGATGATATCTAAAAGCAGGAAAACGCCAGTTTTCATAATAAATTTTATATCTTTATCGCTTGTTATTGTGCATTCCGCTCTCTATTGCCGATATCTTCTATCTGGCTATGCCTCCATTGCATATGCCTTGACAGGTTTCCCCCAGCTAGTAAAAGCAAGCGATTTACATGCGTATGCTGCTTGTAATATAGTGCAGGCACTACTAGTTACTTCTATCGAGACATCATTGTTCTTCCAAGTCAGAGTGATTTTTGCAGGCgataattcaaaaaggGTTGGTCTGATTCTAACAACTCTTGCTGCTGCCCTGGGAATTGCAACGGTGGTCATGTACTTTTATTCAGCAATAGCTCCGATTGTTAGCCTTCACAGTGATTCCTCCGAAGTGTCtccaacttttttcaatgtttcCCTTATTTTACTTGCTTCATCAATCAATTTTACAACTTTCCTTTTAGTGATCAAACTAACTATTGCAGTTAAATCAAGAAGATTTCTCGGACTGAAGCAATTTGATAGTTTTTATATCCTTTTGATCATCTCCTTTCAGACCTTAATGATTCCCTCAATATTGTTCATTCTTGCCTATTCGTTACCCGAGGACAAAGGAACAGATTATTTAATACCGATTGCGACATTGGTCGTAGTACTTTCATTGCCATTATCTTCTATGTGGGCAACGGCCTCGAACAAGGAATTTAAGTCGAGTTCCGTTTCTCAATTTTACCCAAGCTCAGGTGGTTATTCCGATGGTTCTAGCAACTACTGTTCAGACAGTGATTACATCAGTTCTAAAAGAAGTATTAAACAAaagctttttgaaacataTCCAAAATCTAGAGCAGAAAGTGATAAGCAATCTGAAAGAACTTATTGTGCTGGGGGAGATTTAGAAAAAGGCGAACTTCACGAATTATCAACACCCATTAGTCAGGTAGATGGGCATGGATTTACTAGCCAGCAGGAAACTGAAAAAGTAAACCATACTCATCCAATTAGGATAGTATCTTGGACCAATAGTGGTGAACAATCAACATGGCCCATTTCTGCTGGTAAAACGGAGTCCTCAGAGGACGATCAGAGTGGTAAACTCGATTTTAATCATGATAGCAAAGACGAAGGATTTATTGAAACCAAGAGAAtcactttgaaaaaataa